One region of Paralichthys olivaceus isolate ysfri-2021 chromosome 12, ASM2471397v2, whole genome shotgun sequence genomic DNA includes:
- the LOC109636336 gene encoding tandem C2 domains nuclear protein codes for MECLKNCCKNFLKRKGREYDTQVIKLKMPPTKALTSGQEPEEVRRGVTEDYLLSKLPPYGREVPFVLPTFKASFIQPRGSPRLPTLQSGLHNSARCTYAERKAELLGSSHFAYNPESSFHQGQVAEYISPGSTRRDMLKNESSSPPSTGLSLKPGVQQRLSSSMFDLSSPQSHIQLFDSVPSVVTSSSSVMGSVESSLDSITLSGDERELGKVCVRLNYQEALEQVWITLVQCSDLNLQSDGAEQPKVGFKGIITIPKPIQFKSSVKEYSQDVSFMETFVFALRLQQLRCSALVLRLQAHNPKKRTVAECVLSLRQLGPQETDHWLDLNSPSKSSVCHSELHLTTCFQPVNSRIQLQILAAQNLPASSSPLTQAFFVKAEMHHLGQVLMKKKTRVMKASGGQCKWAETFHFQLAMLDDACSLSVKLYSRSSVRRKQCLGQVQLGLDSPVPEAVERWKDMMAHPEKVVMAWHRLSAS; via the exons ATGGAGTGCCTGAAAAACTGCTGCAAGAACTTTctgaagaggaaggggagggagtATGACACCCAAG TGATCAAACTGAAGATGCCTCCTACCAAGGCGCTGACCTCAGGACAGGAGccagaggaggtgaggaggggggtcacagaAGATTACCTCCTGTCCAAGCTGCCTCCTTATGGCAGGGAGGTGCCGTTTGTCCTGCCGACCTTCAAGGCCTCATTCATCCAGCCCAGAGGCTCCCCCCGCCTCCCCACTTTACAGTCCGGGCTGCACA ACTCAGCTCGGTGCACGTACGCAGAGAGGAAGGCAGAGCTGTTGGGCTCCAGTCACTTCGCCTACAACCCAGAGTCCAGCTTCCACCAGGGTCAGGTGGCCGAGTACATATCCCCCGGCTCGACCCGCCGCGACATGCTGAAGAACGAGAGCTCCAGTCCTCCAAGCACAG gtttGAGTCTGAAGCCAGGCGTCCAGCAGCGTCTGAGCAGCTCCATGTTTGATCTGTCCAGTCCTCAGAGTCACATACAG CTTTTTGACTCCGTCCCCAGTGTCGTCACCAGCTCGTCTTCAGTGATGGGCTCTGTTGAAAGCAGCCTGG ACTCCATCACCCTGTCTGGAGATGAGCGGGAGTTGGGGAAGGTATGCGTGCGACTGAACTACCAGGAGGCTTTGGAGCAGGTGTGGATCACCCTGGTGCAG TGTTCAGACCTCAACCTTCAGTCGGACGGAGCAGAACAACCGAAGGTTGGATTTAAAGGGATCATCACCATCCCCAAACCCATTCAGTTCAAGAGCTCAGTGAAGGAGTACAGTCAG gACGTGTCCTTCATggagacatttgtgtttgcgCTCCGTCTCCAGCAGTTGCGCTGCAGTGCGTTAGTGCTGCGTTTGCAGGCGCACAACCCCAAGAAACGCACGGTGGCAGAATGTGTCCTCTCCCTGCGACAGCTCGGTCCTCAGGAGACGGACCACTGGCTCGACCTCAACTCTCCGTCCAAATCCTCT GTCTGTCACTCTGAGCTGCATCTCACCACCTGCTTCCAGCCGGTCAACAGTCGCATCCAGCTCCAGATCCTCGCTGCCCAGAACCTCCCAGCATCCTCCTCACCGCTCACACAAG CCTTTTTCGTCAAGGCCGAGATGCACCACTTGGGCCAGGTgttgatgaagaagaagacgcGGGTGATGAAGGCCTCTGGGGGTCAGTGTAAGTGGGCGGAGACTTTTCACTTCCAACTGGCCATGTTGGACGACGCCTGCTCGCTGTCGGTCAAACTCTACAGTCGCAGCTCAGTCAGGAGGAAACAGTGTCTCGGACAG GTTCAGCTGGGACTCGACAGCCCAGTACCAGAGGCTGTGGAGCGGTGGAAGGACATGATGGCTCACCCAGAGAAAGTGGTGATGGCGTGGCACCGGCTGAGCGCTTCCTGA
- the trip11 gene encoding thyroid receptor-interacting protein 11: protein MSSWLGGLGSGLGQSLGQVGGSLTSFTGQISTFTKDMLLEGVEEVGDAATELHVSNSRLAEVEASFTTQKSEYDRLRKLHAELEEKLEASEIQNKRQSAEYRTLLQQKDVDISHLKARQSGLQDEIQKLQQSAQSGSIFPAVLPVTTTSSGTTSSSSYLSRPSGSPQGFHGDEMDLSDVIWSQQEINRLSAEVTRLDAEVAHWRRMSQASTTAGSGNGDQGEILKFQRTIKELREEMSREVDEHQHELAALQDAQRHKMADITRRHREELAEYEERIEELEEQIQSGGQTSSSSDASKLPELQKTIQSLQEAAEQREKQLAELSASLEEAQGKQASLQLEKNEVQEENAGLLQNYTRLQASVTELQTRVQEQEGKTLQKAQFDHEIQVLKQNLTAAEEEIERLKNLTSDAEPREEVEHADILELNTIIGVLRQEKEILEQEKLNLQERLKGTEEQIGGNNVTDSGESELLDDLRVELERREKAVRATEEERDTLMSELEELDRQNQEATQHMISVKEQLSGQLKEAEAEVTRLTAELNTTKDQKRTLEQEVETQKVRTSQSAFTLNDLHMGKQQLEQKVKELKDKLGHAHEQSREARREITELKKSLQEKDERLSAARVELGQVGERGTGAQGTEEELAGKERELSDLRRELDEMRTSQDKLMSADYELKMENGKLKAESEQALGKAEELTKQMKESQVALNRTVREKDTRIEALKLEKNQLDGELRQAERTLNEQNKQYQQTIEELTRARSMDASALQMELERAIKVNQEKDMEIAQLRRDMEQLASDHRDTNEMLSITVSGQKQLTDLLQEKDIFMDTLKQNAADIQMEMENSISVATKDAEALRQALEEKDKQLGGMKEENSHLKEEIDRFRDQQSRPQSLAEPRTLDIITELETEITQLKSSRNGLEEQVQTLRRTMEEQQASLLLSQQSLQAQQSELEQAHARNQQTTLNYDRLIHARDEDIARLQQTVDRLSVSQGRADSPPMQGDVILEEDKTQTLNQENGNEKHDLSKVEIEKLVRGIKEKETEIIQLNEKNLSLTKQLDQLVMSRDEVGKLSQMILQKDLEIQALHARLSMGGVGGHSQDVLFLQQQLQAYAVEREQVLAVLNEKARENSQLRSDYHRLMDMMAGKEAALLKLQQENQHLSNMSDPSGSHEMFKETIQNLSRIIREKDIEIDALTQKCQTLVTVLQTSGGESGAGSGGVSSNQFEELLQERDTLKQQVKKMEEWKQQVITTVKNMQHESAQLHEELIGLQGQVTADSDCSSKLSVDYARMIQSYELKERRLGSLSQELAQVQQTITQLSSTKDVLLGKLGSVAQTPEVVVAQSSGASLTADAPVHQTASPVNGDKLQEELVRLRGQLAEKENTIRTLQENNHRLSNSASATETEQRSQAVEVRQIRERLDAQQRSVREKDLLIKTKGDQLIQVSEALRNRENDNEVLKQAVTNLKERALILELDVKKLKEENELVAARSREKESEFRALQETNMQFSLLLREKEFELTALSEKAATVERMLKDKEQGKSGELNQLLNELKSMQEKAVAFQQERDRVMMALKQKQMETSAVQSELQHVRDKEQRLNLELERLRNHLLEIEDSYTREALAAEDRETELRKRVALLTTSSSVVENASQQASMQVESLQEQLSGAVKQRDDALAQLRTSQDQVNQYAVSLSNLQMVLEQFQQEEKAMYSAELEKLKREREEWRKKALKLEDQASALQMNLDEANSALDSASRLTDQLDLQEEQIEELKNQVDVRQEMLEEAQRKVMNLLNSTEGKIDKVLMRNLFLGYFHTPKTKRADVLRLMGSVLGLSREDVEKMLEDDGRHGVTGWMSSWLGSRGAQSVPNTPNRPNGAQALNSSFSEMFVKFLEMESTPSLPAPRLPVHDIKTLSAPPPRRTGAAASSNIAGAATASKRSGESNPFLAPRSAAVPLLAGSSSGGSGGHLLMKPISEALPSFTPVPVSAEASAGAVLKDLLKQ from the exons ATGTCGTCCTGGCTCGGGGGACTGGGCTCCGGCCTCGGTCAGTCCCTGGGTCAAGTCGGCGGGAGCCTGACGTCCTTCACCGGCCAGATATCCACCTTTACCAAAGACATGTTGCTGGAAGGAGTGGAGGAAGTGGGAG ATGCTGCCACAGAACTGCACGTGTCCAATTCCAGGTTGGCTGAAGTCGAGGCTTCGTTTACCACACAGAAATCTGAG TATGACAGATTAAGGAAGCTGCATgcggagctggaggagaagctggaggctTCAGAGATCCAGAATAAACGTCAGTCTGCAGAATACAGAACtctcctgcagcagaaagaC GTGGATATCAGTCACCTGAAAGCTCGGCAGAGTGGTCTTCAGGATGAAAtccagaagctgcagcagtCGGCCCAGTCGGGCTCCATCTTCCCCGCGGTGCTGCCTGTCACCACCACTTCCTCAGGCACCACCTCGTCTTCTTCTTACCTATCACGGCCCTCTGGGTCCCCGCAGGGCTTCCATGGCGACGAGATGGATCTCAGCGATGTCATCTGGTCGCAGCAGGAGATCAACCGCCTGTCGGCTGAAGTCACACGTCTGGACGCAGAGGTGGCTCACTGGAGGCGAATGTCTCAG GCATCAACAACAGCAGGATCTGGCAATGGTGACCAGGGTGAGATTCTCAAATTTCAAAGAACTATAAAG GAGCTGCGAGAGGAGATGAGTCGTGAGGTGGACGAACACCAGCATGAGCTGGCAGCATTGCAGGACGCGCAGCGGCACAAGATGGCCGACATCACTcgaagacacagagaggagcttGCAGAGTACGAGGAGAGGatagaggagctggaggaacaGATTCAGAGTG GTGGTCAAACCAGTTCCTCGTCAGACGCCTCCAAGCTGCCTGAACTCCAGAAAACCATACAGTCCCTGCAGGAAGCGGCAGAGCAGCGGGAGAAGCAGCTGGCCGAGCTGTCTGCCAGCCTGGAGGAGGCTCAGGGGAAACAGGCCTCGCTGCAGCTGGAGAAGAATGAAGTCCAGGAAGAGAACGCCGGGCTGCTGCAGAATTACACGCGGCTGCAGGCGTCTGTCACCGAGCTCCAGACACGAGTACAAGAGCAGGAGGGGAAGACTCTGCAAAAAGCCCAGTTTGACCACGAGATCCAAGTGTTGAAACAAAACCTCACAG CGGCAGAAGAAGAAATAGAGAGACTGAAAAACCTGACATCTGAC gCTGAACCAAGGGAAGAAGTTGAGCATGCAGACATTTTGGAACTGAACACCATCATTGGGGTGTTGAGACAAGAAAAGGAAATACTCGAACAAGAAAAG CTCAATCTGCAAGAAAGACTCAAAGGCACAGAGGAACAAATAGGCGGCAATAACGTAACTGATTCTGGAGAATCTGAGTTGCTGGACGATCTGAGAGTTGAGctggaaagaagagaaaaggccGTGAGAGCCACCGAGGAGGAACGAGACACTTTGATGTCTGAGCTGGAAGAACTAGACCGACAAAACCAGGAGGCAACACAG CATATGATCTCTGTGAAGGAGCAGCTCTCCGGACAACtgaaggaggcagaggcagaagtGACGAGACTGACGGCAGAGCTCAACACAACCAAAGACCAGAAAAGGACACtggagcaggaggtggagacCCAAAAGGTGCGAACGAGCCAGAGCGCTTTCACCCTCAATGATCTGCATATGGGTAAACAGCAGTTGGAACAGAAGGTGAAGGAGCTGAAAGACAAACTGGGACATGCacatgagcagagcagagaggcaCGGAGAGAAATCACAGAGCTGAAGAAGAGTTTGCAGGAGAAAGACGAGCGTTTATCTGCTGCTAGAGTGGAGCTGGGGCaggtgggggagagaggaaCTGGAGCCCAGGGAACTGAAGAGGAGCTAgcagggaaagagagggagttgTCAGACCTCAGAAGAGAACTGGACGAAATGAGGACCTCTCAGGATAAGCTGATGTCTGCAGACTATGAGTTGAAGATGGAGAACGGGAAATTGAAGGCGGAGAGTGAGCAGGCTCTGGGTAAAGCAGAAGAACTAACCAAGCAGATGAAGGAAAGCCAGGTTGCTCTGAACAGGACGGTGCGAGAGAAGGACACTCGTATCGAAGCTTTGAAGCTGGAGAAAAATCAGCTGGATGGTGAACTGAGGCAGGCTGAGAGGACACTGAATGAACAGAACAAACAGTACCAGCAGACGATTGAGGAGTTGACGCGCGCTCGCTCCATGGATGCCTCAGCTTTGCAGATGGAGCTTGAACGTGCCATCAAAGTCAACCAGGAGAAAGACATGGAGATAGCACAACTGAGGAGAGACATGGAGCAGTTGGCATCTGATCACAGAGACACCAACGAGATGCTCTCAATCACAGTTTCAGGGCAGAAGCAGCTGACGgatctgctgcaggagaaggacATTTTTATGGACACTTTGAAACAAAATGCTGCGGACATACAGATGGAGATGGAAAACAGTATCTCAGTCGCGACCAAAGATGCCGAAGCACTCAGGCAGGCGCTAGAGGAGAAGGATAAACAGCTGGGTGGCATGAAGGAGGAGAACAGCCATTTAAAAGAAGAGATTGATCGCTTTAGAGATCAGCAGAGCAGACCCCAATCTCTGGCTGAACCCAGGACTTTGGACATTATCACAGAGCTGGAGACGGAGATCACCCAGCTCAAGTCGTCCAGGAACGGCCTGGAAGAGCAGGTCCAGACTCTGAGGAGAACCATGGAGGAGCAACAGGCCTCGCTCCTCCTGTCACAGCAGTCCCTGCAGGCTCAACAGAGTGAACTGGAGCAGGCTCATGCTCGCAATCAGCAGACCACTCTCAACTATGACAGACTTATACACGCCAGAGATGAAGACATAGCTCGCCTCCAGCAGACAGTTGATCGGCTCAGTGTGAGTCAGGGTCGTGCTGACTCTCCACCTATGCAAGGAGACGTCATCCTGGAGGAGGATAAGACCCAGACCCTAAATCAGGAGAACGGCAATGAGAAGCACGACCTGTCCAAGGTAGAAATAGAGAAACTGGTGAGAGGCATCAAGGAGAAAGAGACTGAGATCATCCAGCTGAATGAGAAGAATCTCTCCTTGACTAAACAGCTGGATCAGCTGGTGATGTCTCGTGATGAAGTGGGTAAACTCTCCCAGATGATCCTGCAGAAGGATCTTGAGATTCAGGCGCTTCATGCTAGACTCTCCATGGGGGGAGTTGGCGGACACAGCCAGGATGTCTTgttccttcagcagcagctgcaggcttACGCTGTGGAGAGAGAGCAAGTGCTCGCTGTGCTGAATGAGAAGGCCAGAGAGAACAGCCAGCTTCGCTCAGACTATCACCGTCTCATGGATATGATGGCAGGAAAGGAAGCAGCTCTGTTGAAGCTTCAGCAGGAGAATCAGCACCTCTCCAATATGAGTGACCCCTCAGGGAGCCATGAGATGTTCAAGGAGACAATCCAGAACCTGTCCCGCATCATCAGGGAGAAGGACATAGAGATTGACGCGTTGACGCAGAAGTGCCAAACCCTGGTGACGGTCCTGCAGACCTCAGGAGGAGAGTCTGGCGCGGGCTCCGGAGGAGTCAGCAGCAACCAGTTTGAGGAACTGCTGCAGGAGAGGGACACGCTGAAGCAGCAggtgaagaagatggaggagtggAAGCAGCAGGTGATTACGACAGTCAAGAACATGCAGCACGAGTCGGCCCAGCTGCACGAGGAGCTGATCGGACTGCAGGGTCAGGTAACTGCCGATAGCGACTGTAGCTCCAAGCTGTCCGTGGACTATGCTCGGATGATCCAGAGCTACGAGCTAAAGGAGAGGAGGCTGGGAAGTCTGAGTCAGGAACTCGCACAGGTCCAGCAGACCATCACCCAGCTCAGCTCCACTAAAGACGTCCTGTTGGGTAAACTCGGCAGTGTAGCTCAGACTCCTGAAGTCGTTGTTGCTCAGTCCAGTGGAGCCTCTCTCACAGCCGATGCTCCCGTCCACCAGACAGCTTCACCTGTAAACGGTGACAAGCTGCAGGAAGAACTCGTACGATTGCGTGGACAGCTGGCTGAGAAGGAAAACACCATCAGGACTCTTCAGGAGAACAACCACAGGCTCTCCAACTCGGCATCCGCCACAGAGACCGAGCAGAGGAGTCAGGCTGTGGAGGTGCGGCAGATCAGAGAGAGGCTGGATGCTCAGCAGAGATCAGTGAGGGAGAAAGACCTGCTCATCAAAACCAAAGGCGACCAACTGATTCAGGTCAGCGAGGCGCTACGTAACCGTGAGAACGACAACGAGGTGCTGAAACAGGCCGTGACCAACCTGAAAGAGCGTGCCCTCATTCTGGAACTGGATGTGAAGAAGCTGAAAGAGGAGAACGAGCTCGTAGCTGCACGCTCTCGAGAGAAAGAGTCAGAGTTCAGAGCGCTGCAGGAAACCAACATGCagttttccctcctcctccgggAGAAGGAGTTTGAACTGACTGCACTGAGTGAGAAAGCTGCAACTGTGGAGAGGATGCTCAAGGACAAGGAGCAG GGTAAGTCTGGTGAGCTGAATCAGCTCCTGAACGAACTGAAGTCCATGCAGGAGAAAGCTGTGGCCTTCCAGCAGGAGAGGGATCGGGTGATGATGGCACTCAAGCAGAAACAAATGGAGACTTCTGCAGTACAGTCTGAG CTTCAGCATGTGAGGGATAAAGAACAGCGTCTCAACTTGGAGCTGGAACGGTTGCGTAATCACCTGTTGGAGATCGAGGACTCGTACACGAGGGAAGCGCTCgctgcagaggacagagagactgaGCTACGGAAGAGGGTGGCCTTGCTGACCACCTCCTCAAGTGTGGTGGAGAACGCCAG CCAACAGGCGAGCATGCAGGTGGAGTctctgcaggagcagctgagCGGCGCGGTGAAGCAGAGGGACGACGCGCTCGCACAACTCAGAACCTCCCAGGATCAGGTCAACCAGTATGCAGTGTCACTGTCCAACCTGCAGATGGTGCTAGAGCAATTCCAACAAG aGGAGAAAGCCATGTACTCAGCAGAACTGGAAAAGCtcaagagggagagggaggagtggagaaaaaaagctCTGAAGCTGGAAGACCAAGCATCTGCCCTCCAG ATGAACCTCGACGAGGCCAACTCTGCTCTGGATTCCGCGTCTCGCCTCACCGACCAGCTGGATCTGCAGGAGGAGCAAATTGAAGAGCTGAAAAATCAAG tggaCGTGAGACAGGAGATGTTGGAGGAGGCGCAGAGGAAAGTGATGAACCTTCTTAACAGCACAGAGGGGAAGATCGATAA AGTCCTGATGCGAAACCTGTTCTTGGGATACTTCCACACACCCAAAACCAAACGTGCTGACGTGCTGAGGCTCATGGGAAGTGTTCTGGGACTGAGCCGAGAAGACGTTGAGAAG ATGTTGGAGGACGACGGACGACACGGTGTCACCGGGTGGATGTCGAGCTGGCTGGGAAGCAGAGGAGCACAAAGTGTCCCAAACACTCCGAACAGGCCCAACGGTGCTCAAGCACTCAACTCG TCCTTCTCAGAAATGTTCGTTAAGTTCCTGGAGATGGAGTCGACTCCCTCGCTGCCGGCACCGAGGCTCCCAGTCCATGACATCAAGACTCTGAGTGCCCCGCCCCCGAGAAGAACCGGTGCTGCTGCTTCCAGCAACATCGCAG GAGCTGCGACAGCCAGCAAGCGATCCGGCGAGTCCAATCCTTTCCTGGCCCCTCGCTCGGCGGCGGTGCCTCTGCTCGCTGGTTCCAGCTCTGGCGGCTCAGGAGGTCACCTGCTGATGAAGCCCATCTCTGAGGCCCTGCCCTCCTTCACACCCGTGCCGGTCTCAGCGGAGGCCAGTGCTGGAGCTGTGCTCAAAGACTTGTTAAAGCAGTGA
- the fbln5 gene encoding fibulin-5 gives MLFEIRSFRFCSSARMLAALVCVLLCIQPGHGQACTEGFAYDRRARQCIDVDECRTLPDACRGDMRCVNQNGGYLCIPRTLYNQPYRQETPVLPEPAYPDTSVGFSDSFLPAPRSVEPSYPRVGSTAQCLLGYTPAEDGTCNDIDECETNSHHCNPTQVCINTAGGYTCSCTEGYWLIGGQCQDIDECRYGYCQQLCANVPGSYSCSCNPGFILNPDSRTCQDVDECEDEPCTHGCFNTYGSFMCNCQEGFELAADGTSCIDLDECSFSEFLCQHRCVNTPGSFSCICPPGYYVYEDGRSCEDINECDTGNNTCTTAQVCFNFQGGNTCLDPLQCHSPYVEVSDNQCMCSAENPACRDKPFTVLYRHMDLSSGRSVPADIFQMQATTRYPGAFYIFQIKSGNDGREFYMRQTSNVSATLVLSRPIKGPKEVVLDLEMVTVNNVINFRGSSIIRLTIFVSEHPF, from the exons ATGCTCTTTGAAATACGCAGCTTCAGGTTTTGCTCTTCTGCAAG GATGTTGGCAGCTCTGGTGTGTGTTCTGCTCTGTATCCAGCCTGGACACGGACAG GCCTGCACAGAGGGGTTTGCATATGACCGCAGGGCAAGACAGTGTATAG ATGTGGATGAGTGCCGTACCCTGCCAGATGCTTGCCGAGGAGACATGCGCTGTGTGAACCAGAACGGAGGCTACCTGTGCATCCCGAGGACCCTGTACAACCAGCCGTACCGACAAGAGACCCCGGTCCTGCCAGAGCCCGCTTACCCGGACACATCGGTGGGATTCTCAGACTCCTTCCTCCCCGCTCCCAGGTCTGTGGAGCCCAGCTACCCCAGAGTGGGGAGCACAGCACAGTGCCTCCTGGGATATACTCCTGCAGAGGATGGCACCTGTAATG ACATCGACGAATGTGAGACCAACTCCCATCACTGTAACCCCACCCAGGTCTGCATCAACACGGCCGGTGGGTACACCTGCTCCTGCACCGAGGGATACTGGCTCATTGGTGGACAGTGTCAGG ACATTGATGAATGTCGCTATGGTTACTGCCAACAGCTGTGTGCCAACGTCCCGGGCTCTTACTCCTGCTCCTGTAACCCCGGCTTCATCCTCAACCCAGACAGCAGGACCTgccaag ATGTGGACGAGTGTGAAGATGAACCGTGCACTCACGGCTGCTTCAACACCTACGGCTCCTTCATGTGTAACTGCCAAGAGGGATTCGAGCTGGCAGCTGATGGGACTTCTTGCATTG ACTTGGATGAGTGCAGCTTCTCTGAGTTTCTGTGTCAGCACAGATGTGTGAACACACCCGGCTCGTTCTCCTGCATCTGTCCGCCCGGGTATTATGTGTATGAGGACGGCAGGAGCTGTGAAG ATATCAATGAATGTGACACTGGTAACAACACCTGTACAACAGCACAAGTATGTTTCAATTTCCAGGGAGGCAACACATGCCTGGATCCTTTACAGTGTCACTCTCCTTACGTCGAAGTTAGTGACAA TCAGTGCATGTGTTCAGCTGAGAACCCTGCCTGCAGGGACAAGCCCTTCACCGTTCTGTACCGACACATGGACTTGTCGTCGGGGCGCAGTGTGCCTGCAGACATCTTCCAGATGCAGGCCACCACTCGCTACCCGGGCGCCTTCTACATCTTCCAGATCAAGTCGGGCAATGACGGACGAGAGTTTTACATGAGG CAAACCAGTAACGTGAGCGCCACCCTGGTCTTGTCACGGCCGATCAAGGGCCCGAAGGAGGTGGTGCTGGATTTGGAGATGGTCACAGTCAACAACGTCATCAACTTCCGAGGCAGCTCCATCATCCGCCTGACGATATTTGTATCGGAGCATCCGTTCTGA